From the Nodularia sphaerocarpa UHCC 0038 genome, the window TGCGGCTGCTAAACCACCATTGAACGCATCGCCAGCAGCAACGGTGTCAACAGCATGAACTGGAAAAGCTGGGACAAAAAATGTTTCCTCAGCAGTGGCGCAGACAACACCTTTTGCACCTAATTTGACGATCGCACATTTCACGCCCCTTTGTAATAAAACTTTAGCTGCTTTAATTGCCGATTCCTGATTATCTACAGGAAAACCCACTAATTGCGCTGCTTCTACTTCATTCGGTGTAATAATATCGACTAATGGGTAAAGTTCATCCGGTAAATTCCCTTTTGCTGGTGCGGGATCTAAAATTACTTGAATATTTGCTTCTTTCGCTGCTTTGGCTGCTGCCAATACGGCATTAATGGGTATTTCTAATTGTAAAAGCAGTAATGAAGCTGTTGGTAATAAGTCGGATAATCGCTCTATATCTTCTTGATTAACTCGTCCGTTTGCACCAGGAATTACAACGATTTGATTTTCACCTGTGTTATCTACGATGATAATAGCAACTCCAGAATTTACGGTTTCATCGATGAAGATATTTTCAGTCTGTACGCCTGCAAGTTGCAAATTTTCGACAAGTTCCACACCAAAACTATCTGCGCCGACACGTCCCATCATGTGAGTCGGAATTTCTAATTTCGCTAATGCTACGGCTTGATTTGCTCCTTTGCCTCCTGGTATTTTAAAAAAGTCTTTTCCTAATATGGTTTCACCTGCAATTGGTAAGCGCGGTGTGGTTGCTACTAGGTCTATGTTGATGCTGCCGAAAACAATAATACTCATGTTTTGAGAAGTTTATTTTTTTTAACGCAAAGTTACGCAAAGGTTCACGCAAAGGTACGCAGAGTGTTTGTTAGGCTCGGCTGCTGATTTTTTTGATATGTTGGTAGAAAAGCGGAGGATAAGTTTTATGGTGATGACTGCACCCACTCATTCCCAACGCGCCATTCTGTCAAACATCAGTTGGCATACCTTTGAAACTATCCTCGCAGAAATGGGGGATAATCGGGCGACGCGACTGGCTTATGATCACGGAACACTGGAAGTTATGACTCCTTTAATGCCCCATGAGCATAATAATAGACTGCTGGAACACTTAGTTTTTGCTTTGGCTGAGGAACTCAACCTGAATCTGAAAAGCACGGGTTCTGTGACTTGTAAGCGCCAAGATTTAAGCCGGGGTGTGGAACCAGATTCGAGTTTTTACATCCAGAATGAACCTGTGATGCGTCATAAGCAAAATCTCGATTTAAGCCAAGACCCACCACCTGACTTGATAATTGAGGTAGACTATACCAGCGCTTCGATTGACAGACTCCCGATATATCTGGCTTTGGGTGTTCCAGAGGTTTGGCGTTATGACGAACCTGTGATGCAGATTTACCAGTTGGGTGAGGGTGTATATGTTCCTTGTGATGTTTCGCCGACTTTTGCTAATTTACCTTTAAAAACTGAAATTCCCCGTTTTTTGCAAGAAAGTTTAAAAATTGGGGAAATACCGATGATTTGCACCTTCCGTGATTGGGTAAAACAGCAAATAGGAAATTGACAGGCGATCGCTAAAGAGCTATACCATATCAAGGTGCATCATACATAAGCTTTTATCTTATGCCTAGTGTTGAACGCGACGAAAATAGAGAGCATCGCATTAAAACAGAGATAATTGTCGATGCTGAAGATCAAGAAGACAGGGCAATGGGTTGGTACAACTATCTCGACGATAGTTTGAATGTGCCATTTATGGCTAAGTTGACGAAGAAAACAGGCAAAACATCCGCATCTGAGGAGAAAAAAGTTGAGGTGATGGGAATGGCACCAGACGATGAGTGCTTCAAAGATATGTATGTGGAAGTGGTTCATCCTCATGGTAAAGATGAAGACCTATTTACTGTCAAGCTGTCAGATATAGTAGCGATTGATACTGATGCTGTCACTCAAGAAGCGATCGCCGATTGGCATTATTGGCTTGCTAGAGGTTATAACTTCTAAAAATGAGCAATTTCAATTTATAAATGCCGAATTATCCGGCAAGGATTACCAGCAGCAACAACATTTGCAGGAACATCTTTAACAACTACGCTACCAGCACCAATAGTAGTGTTTTCGCCAATTGTCACTCCTGGACAAATGATTGCACTACCACCAATCCAAACATTATTGCCAATTGTAACGGGAGCCGCAAGTTCTCTACCAGAAAGACGAATTTCCGGCTCTGTGGGATGGTAAGCTGCATAAATCTGCACGTAAGGAGCGCACAAGACATTTTCACCAATTGTGACTAAATTACAGTCTAAAATTACACAACCATAATTCATATATAATCCATTGCCAGCATAAATATTGCTGCCATAGTCACAATGAAAGGGTGGCACAATGGTGACTTTATTTCCCAATTGTCCGAACAATTCTTGCAAAATTTGTTTTCGTTGTGCCTCCTGTTCTTCTGTTGTGGTGTTGTATATTTGCAAGAGACGACTGGCTCTTTTTTGTTCTGACACTAATTCAGAATCATCTGCCAGATATAACTCACCTGATAGCATTTTTTGTTTTTCTGTTTTTCCCATAAAATAATTTTTAGCTGCAATTACATAACATTTTAGTATTACTACATGGAAAAATTAACATTTCAATTTGTACAACTTATATAGAATTGCTATCTCTAAATATACTATATATAAAGGTAGAAAAATGCATTTATTTAATAAGCTTAAATTTACTCCTTCGCAGCTAGTAAGTGTAACAGTAATCCTGACATTACTATTGTTTATTCCTCAAGTTTGGCTCAACTGGCAAGCATATTATAACTTTGATAATATTACTAAACAAGAATTCAAACTACAAACAATAAGTGATGAAATTATTTATTTTGATGAAGTTTTAACCATGTCAGCGTTGATGAACGCAGCCACAGGCAATATTATTTGGGAAAAGCGATATCGCCAATTTGAACCTAAACTTGATGTAGCGATTCAAAAATCTATTAAACTGGCTCCTGAAACCTATGAAGATGATCAGTCGAAAGAAATTGATGCTGCTAATCAGCAATTAGTTGCAATGGAATATCAATCTTTTGATTTAGTTAAAAACAATCAAAAAGAGGCAGCACAACTATTATTGTCCAGCCGCGAATATACAACTCAGAAAAAGATTTATGCCGATGGTGTTGCTCAAAGAAACCGTAATATCTCACTTGCGTTGCAAGGAAAAGTTGCTGAGTATCGTCAAAGAATGATTTGGGCTATTTTAGGCTCTATTATAAGTTTAATAATGCTGATCCCAGCATGGCTTTTGGTATTAGTTGTATTGCAAAAATATTTAAGAGCTAAAAAAAATGCTCAAGCCGCCTTAGAAGAAACTAATTCTAGGTTAGAAATAGAAGTTGCAACCAGAACGGAAAAATTAGCACAGAAAAATATCCAACTACAACAAACACTGCAAGAATTGCAACAGACTCAAGTACAACTGATTCAAACTGCAAAGATGTCCTCACTGGCTCACTTAGTCGCTGGTGTTGCTCATGAAATTAATAACCCTGTTAATTTTATTCATGGAAACTTGATACACGTTAGGAAATACACTCAGAAATTACTAAGTTTGATTAACAGCTATCAACAAAAATATCCGAATTACAATCCAGAAATAAATATTTTTACAGAAGAGATAGATTTAGATTTTATTATTGATGATCTGCCCAAAATATTAACCTCAATGGCAGTTGGTACTGAGCGTATCCGTGATATTGTCTTAAGTTTACGGAATTTCTCGCGTCTTGATGAAGCGGAAATGAAACCTGTTAATATTCATGAAGGGATTGATAGTACTCTGTTAATTTTGCAATCTCGTCTTAAAAATCAGCATGAACAGCAGGAAATTGCAATTATTAAAAACTATGGAAACTTGCCTCTTGTTGAATGTTATGCAGGAGGATTAAATCAGGTATTTATGAATATTCTTAGCAACGCTATCGAGGCTTTACGCCAACAAAAAATAGATGATTATAAAAAGAATGAACCACACTCAAGTTCAATTATTATCCATACTCAAGTTAAAAATGAAAAGAGTGTAATTATTGGCATCAAAGATAATGCTACAGGAATAACGGAGAAAGTTAAAAATAGATTGTTTGAACCGTTTTTTACGACTAAACCTGTAGGTAAAGGTACTGGTTTGGGATTATCTATTAGTTATCAGATTATCGTAGATAAGCATAAGGGAAAAATCGAGTGTGTTTCTGAACCTGGAAAGGGAACAGAATTTTTGATTGAGATTCCTATTAAGCAGAGAAAGACAGCAAATGCCTAGCAGATTGGAGTCACACAATTTTGAATTTTGAATTGGAGCGTTCGCGTAGCGTTTCGTAGAGAAGCGACTTGACAATGGTAAATGTTGAAAGTTATTAATTAATAATTTAGGCAATTATAATTTTATTTGTGATAATTTGAGAACTATTGAAGAAGAATCCAAGCTGTTTGAGGGTTTAAAAATCATCAACAGCTTGGTATAATATAGTTATAAATTTGTCTCTCTAATGAGAGAGCTTCTGAGTTGGGAAAAGCACGCAAAAACTTCAGGGGTTAGACTTAGTTTTAGTGAGTTCAATACTAATTCGTCCGCCAAAATCTGGAATAGGTGCGGCGGGTTTACTGACGATGACTTGGACTTGTGTGACGCG encodes:
- the rbsK gene encoding ribokinase, translating into MSIIVFGSINIDLVATTPRLPIAGETILGKDFFKIPGGKGANQAVALAKLEIPTHMMGRVGADSFGVELVENLQLAGVQTENIFIDETVNSGVAIIIVDNTGENQIVVIPGANGRVNQEDIERLSDLLPTASLLLLQLEIPINAVLAAAKAAKEANIQVILDPAPAKGNLPDELYPLVDIITPNEVEAAQLVGFPVDNQESAIKAAKVLLQRGVKCAIVKLGAKGVVCATAEETFFVPAFPVHAVDTVAAGDAFNGGLAAALFTGLSLHQAIIWGSAAGALAATKLGAQTSLPDKLTFDYFLEERGVGSEPV
- a CDS encoding Uma2 family endonuclease, yielding MVMTAPTHSQRAILSNISWHTFETILAEMGDNRATRLAYDHGTLEVMTPLMPHEHNNRLLEHLVFALAEELNLNLKSTGSVTCKRQDLSRGVEPDSSFYIQNEPVMRHKQNLDLSQDPPPDLIIEVDYTSASIDRLPIYLALGVPEVWRYDEPVMQIYQLGEGVYVPCDVSPTFANLPLKTEIPRFLQESLKIGEIPMICTFRDWVKQQIGN
- a CDS encoding calcium-binding protein, translated to MPSVERDENREHRIKTEIIVDAEDQEDRAMGWYNYLDDSLNVPFMAKLTKKTGKTSASEEKKVEVMGMAPDDECFKDMYVEVVHPHGKDEDLFTVKLSDIVAIDTDAVTQEAIADWHYWLARGYNF
- a CDS encoding sugar O-acetyltransferase — protein: MGKTEKQKMLSGELYLADDSELVSEQKRASRLLQIYNTTTEEQEAQRKQILQELFGQLGNKVTIVPPFHCDYGSNIYAGNGLYMNYGCVILDCNLVTIGENVLCAPYVQIYAAYHPTEPEIRLSGRELAAPVTIGNNVWIGGSAIICPGVTIGENTTIGAGSVVVKDVPANVVAAGNPCRIIRHL
- a CDS encoding sensor histidine kinase → MHLFNKLKFTPSQLVSVTVILTLLLFIPQVWLNWQAYYNFDNITKQEFKLQTISDEIIYFDEVLTMSALMNAATGNIIWEKRYRQFEPKLDVAIQKSIKLAPETYEDDQSKEIDAANQQLVAMEYQSFDLVKNNQKEAAQLLLSSREYTTQKKIYADGVAQRNRNISLALQGKVAEYRQRMIWAILGSIISLIMLIPAWLLVLVVLQKYLRAKKNAQAALEETNSRLEIEVATRTEKLAQKNIQLQQTLQELQQTQVQLIQTAKMSSLAHLVAGVAHEINNPVNFIHGNLIHVRKYTQKLLSLINSYQQKYPNYNPEINIFTEEIDLDFIIDDLPKILTSMAVGTERIRDIVLSLRNFSRLDEAEMKPVNIHEGIDSTLLILQSRLKNQHEQQEIAIIKNYGNLPLVECYAGGLNQVFMNILSNAIEALRQQKIDDYKKNEPHSSSIIIHTQVKNEKSVIIGIKDNATGITEKVKNRLFEPFFTTKPVGKGTGLGLSISYQIIVDKHKGKIECVSEPGKGTEFLIEIPIKQRKTANA